From the Roseibium salinum genome, one window contains:
- a CDS encoding DUF1839 family protein has translation MNEAVFDRLRAATYTRSPLHAQDRDWPETNCYLDVWIEVLPSLGLPPEACLAYSVTQDFEGDQFTFFKVPLEDLEALYGLKVTELAIYDRVETHIRHQIDRGRLSLVEVDSYFLPDTHGIGYHEAHGKTTIAVNRMDFENRTMEYFHGLGLHRLEGDDFDGIFQRGVHEKPIAFLPYTEFVKFPDVKPSPEHILAVSEDLLRRHLKRRPAENPVAAFARVFPAQVEKVSERDFSFFHLYAFNTLRQLGANFELFSTYLEWLAGQGRDELTPAIAEAKTISSTCKTVQFKLARAVMRKKFEGLGDGLVPAANAWDTLMQLLDRHYGDAEIRLASVASVAGA, from the coding sequence ATGAATGAAGCCGTCTTCGACCGCCTCCGCGCGGCGACCTATACCCGCAGCCCGCTCCACGCGCAGGATCGGGACTGGCCGGAAACCAACTGCTATCTGGATGTCTGGATCGAGGTGCTGCCGTCGCTCGGGCTGCCGCCCGAGGCGTGTCTTGCCTATTCCGTCACCCAGGATTTTGAGGGCGACCAGTTCACCTTTTTCAAGGTTCCCCTGGAAGACCTGGAAGCGCTCTACGGACTGAAGGTCACGGAACTGGCCATTTACGATCGCGTCGAGACCCACATCCGCCATCAGATCGACCGCGGCCGCCTGTCGCTGGTCGAGGTGGACAGCTATTTCCTCCCCGATACCCATGGCATCGGATATCACGAGGCACACGGCAAGACGACGATCGCCGTCAACCGGATGGATTTCGAAAACCGCACCATGGAGTACTTCCATGGGCTGGGCCTGCACCGGCTGGAAGGCGATGACTTCGACGGGATCTTCCAACGCGGCGTCCACGAAAAACCGATTGCTTTCCTGCCCTATACCGAGTTCGTGAAGTTTCCGGACGTAAAACCGTCGCCGGAGCACATTCTGGCGGTCTCGGAGGATCTGCTTCGCCGTCATCTGAAACGCCGTCCGGCGGAAAACCCAGTTGCCGCCTTTGCGCGCGTCTTCCCGGCGCAGGTGGAGAAGGTGAGTGAGCGGGATTTCAGCTTTTTCCACCTCTACGCCTTCAACACGCTGCGCCAGTTGGGCGCGAATTTCGAGCTGTTCTCCACCTATCTGGAGTGGCTTGCTGGCCAGGGACGGGACGAACTGACCCCTGCCATTGCCGAAGCGAAGACGATTTCGTCGACCTGCAAGACGGTTCAGTTCAAGCTCGCCCGGGCAGTGATGCGCAAGAAGTTCGAGGGTCTCGGGGACGGCCTGGTCCCGGCCGCCAATGCCTGGGACACCCTGATGCAACTGCTGGACCGCCACTATGGTGACGCGGAAATCCGCCTCGCGTCCGTCGCAAGCGTTGCCGGTGCCTGA
- a CDS encoding amino acid--[acyl-carrier-protein] ligase, whose amino-acid sequence MDAQISFLDQLFSARVLHESGVDGIYGRSAEFEDVIARFETLALFYGKDEISEAMVFPPGMSMQDFETSGYMKSFPQLAGTVHAFCGNDHDHMGLLQCMAAGEDWSKDQKRTQVALTPAACYPLYPILAKRGALPADGAYVALQSYCFRHEPSRDPARMQMFRQREYVRVGSEDQTMAFRELWKERGQDMMKRLQLPHHVDVANDPFFGRAGKIMASGQREQELKFEMLVPITSEEKPTACMSFNYHMDNFGKAWDIRQADGSPAHTACVGFGLERLALALFRHHGLDTSRWPDGVRSALWG is encoded by the coding sequence ATGGACGCGCAAATTTCTTTTCTCGATCAGTTGTTTTCCGCACGCGTTCTGCACGAATCCGGTGTTGACGGCATTTATGGCCGCAGCGCGGAATTCGAGGATGTGATTGCCCGCTTTGAAACGCTTGCCCTGTTCTACGGCAAGGACGAGATCTCCGAAGCCATGGTCTTTCCTCCGGGCATGAGCATGCAGGATTTCGAGACCAGCGGTTACATGAAGAGTTTTCCGCAACTGGCCGGCACCGTGCATGCCTTCTGCGGCAACGACCACGACCATATGGGCCTGCTGCAGTGCATGGCCGCGGGCGAGGACTGGTCCAAGGACCAGAAACGGACCCAGGTCGCCCTGACCCCGGCCGCCTGCTATCCACTTTACCCGATCCTGGCAAAACGCGGAGCCCTGCCGGCGGACGGCGCCTATGTGGCGCTGCAGTCCTACTGCTTCCGCCACGAGCCCTCCAGGGACCCGGCCCGGATGCAGATGTTCCGCCAGCGCGAGTATGTACGCGTCGGTTCGGAGGATCAGACGATGGCCTTCCGCGAGCTCTGGAAGGAGCGCGGCCAGGACATGATGAAGCGGCTGCAACTGCCCCACCACGTGGACGTTGCCAATGATCCCTTCTTCGGGCGGGCGGGCAAGATCATGGCCTCCGGCCAGCGGGAACAGGAACTGAAGTTCGAAATGCTGGTGCCGATCACGTCGGAGGAAAAGCCGACCGCCTGCATGAGCTTCAACTATCACATGGACAATTTCGGCAAGGCCTGGGATATCCGCCAGGCGGACGGTTCGCCCGCACACACCGCCTGCGTCGGGTTCGGCCTTGAGCGGCTTGCGCTGGCCCTGTTCCGGCATCACGGTTTGGATACATCCAGATGGCCTGACGGCGTCAGATCAGCCCTTTGGGGATGA